In the genome of Candida dubliniensis CD36 chromosome 3, complete sequence, the window AAGTATTGAGAAAGTACATTCCTGGTGAACCAGAATTTATTCCATACATCAAGGAATTGCCAAAAAACACCACTTCTGTTAAAAAAGCTAAAGGTAAGAATTAGATGTTTATAGTGCCTGTTATActtcattttttaaattacTATAATAACCATAATAGTATGCCATTTCTTTTATCTTTAAACTCTTGAAAGTGTCAGATGTGgctaaaacaaaatatgaaatattACACTGCGTCATGGCTAAATCGATTGTGCACAGCCTTGCGTTGTATGCAATACTGACATGATAATTAGATAGTTACTTCTGCCGACCGAGCGACTGGCCCCGCCATCACCACAGCCACTACCAACTAACCACAAAGACGACGCGAGATTCAAGCCAAATCGTATACAAAACAATGTTAACATCCAcactgaagaagaagaagaaaaaaaaaataaccaTAAATACATatcttgaaaaaaagaaacagtTAACACAAGTGgcttttattctttttttttttttttttgatttttattaGAATATAGTTCTAGCTAACAAGTCAGGTCAAACATGGAATCACCCAATGCAAATAATCTGGGATCACCACCAGAATACATATctcaaccaccaccaaaatatgTATCTAGACCGTCATCGTCGTCATCGTCAGTATCAGATCAAGAATCAGATATTCACAACCCACCACAAAAAGCCAgcaataatcaattatcGACTTGCTGTTCTGATTGTTGGtgtaattgttttaatagTTGTTCTGGCACCAATTGTACTGCTTctgataaaaatatttgtgGCAGCATACTAGTTGTTTTGTGTTGTGGAACATCAGTCGGTTATGCTACTAATGGTTGAATAGAAACTGTACTTTTgcttctattttttttttccaatgtTTCTCATAGAATCcttaatatttatttatgcAAATGTATATAGCACACGGGGttaatttgaatatgtTATTGTAATGAAATAATGACTTGTAATAGCACTTTACAGATGTAAATTTCCTAAATTTGGTCTACTTGTATGATATATTTTCACAGAAGTCAGCTCGTACACAACACTAAAAATGGGGAAAGCTTGACATTTGCTGAGAATAGACTACGTCATAGTTATAACTTCTGCTGTATATACCTTTTCCAACCTGAAATTAGGCTAGATTAAAGCTCTACTTCTAATTGGGGGATGGGAAGGGTATGGTTAATATAAAACAATGGACTATTGTTGTGGGTGGAACATAAAATTGCGGGGATTGCCTGATTAAGGTTTATATCCGAGAAATCCAAGGAATTAAGATTGGTATACAGGAAACTCTAATACTAGAGAGTTTTAGCtttttaacaataatatattcaatttcatttaaacaaattttagGACGGGTGGAGTAGGGGGGGGGCAAATAGCAATGACAGATATCAATGTTCTgacaaatataaatagcaactaattttcaaaactttcaaataaaccaaaaaaaaaaagtattcaaattttaatttaacaATCCTACAATATGAGTTCCATTACATTAACATCAGAAACCCAAATCAAAGGCAAAACTGCAATTATTACCGGTGGTACTAGACACTTGGGTGGCGAAACAGCCAGAGAATTGGCTAAATTAGGAgccaatttatttttacatTATAGACTGGATGCCAATCAAGCCgaaaatttcaaacaagaattaaCTAAAGAATTTCctgatttaaaaattgaaatttatgGTAGCAAATTGGATAAAGCTGAAGATTTGACTAAATTGTTTACTACTGCTAAACTGAAATTCCCTCAAGGTATTGACATTGCTATTAATAATGTTGGaaaagttttgaaaaaaccaattattgaagtatctgaagaagaatttgatgaaatggATATTGCTAATAATAAGAgtgcatttttttttattaaagaGGCAGGgattaatttaaatgataatggGAAGATTGTTTCTGTTGTCACTTCTTTATTAGCCGCTTACACTGATTCCTATGGATTATATCAAGGGACCAAGAGTGGAGTTGAATATTATAGTAAAGCTGCTTCAAAGGAATTGCATGGCCGTGGAATTAGTGTCAATTGTTGTGCTCCAGGTCCTATGGATACTCCATTCTTATATGGTCAAGAAACTAAAGAAAGTGTtgcttttttcaaaactatGGGATTACATAATAGATTGACAAAAGTTTCTGATATTGTTCCAATTGTTAGATTTTTGGTTACTGAAGGAGGTTGGATGACTGGTCAAACTTTGTATGCCTCTGGTGGGTTCACAGCCcattaatttgtttaaacttgtcaaaacaaaataaataagttcaaatatttatatatgtATACAAATgtatcaaaattaaatagTGGTTctaagttttttttttttatatatgtATTTTTTCCGagatcaatttgaaaaccGAATAAACAAAACCAGCGTCTAAAGTCATCTATAAATTGTTATTTCTAATTAAAGATCCTTCATTATAcatgttttcaatttcttgtttgaaATAATTGGCAGCGATTGGTCTTCTAATTTTCATGGTTGGAGTGATAACGTTCTTTTCAACAGTTAACGGTTCAAAAGAAATGTCGATATTGTgcaatttttcaaaccCTTGCAAGTGTTTACCAATACTTTTATTCATGTCATCCAACAAAACTTTTCTGTTTCTTGGCGATTTGaagaattcaattatatcagCTTCATTGACAATTTCATCTTTAAATCTGTTTTTAATATAAGTACCAATAGTGGTTGGATCCAaaccaacaacaccaacaagGAAAGTTTGTAATGAATCACCATGAACAAATAATTGAGCAATATATGGGAATTGAGACAAGTATaaactttcaattttttctgGAGAAACATATTCACCTTGAGcca includes:
- a CDS encoding NADP(+)-dependent dehydrogenase, putative (Similar to S. cerevisiae TMA29) codes for the protein MSSITLTSETQIKGKTAIITGGTRHLGGETARELAKLGANLFLHYRSDANQAENFKQELTKEFPDLKIEIYGSKLDKAEDLTKLFTTAKSKFPQGIDIAINNVGKVLKKPIIEVSEEEFDEMDIANNKSAFFFIKEAGINLNDNGKIVSVVTSLLAAYTDSYGLYQGTKSGVEYYSKAASKELHGRGISVNCCAPGPMDTPFLYGQETKESVAFFKTMGLHNRLTKVSDIVPIVRFLVTEGGWMTGQTLYASGGFTAH